From the Flavobacterium galactosidilyticum genome, one window contains:
- a CDS encoding translocation/assembly module TamB domain-containing protein: MKKYLKKSLKVLLWIMGSIILLFLILVIALQVPSVQNFAKNKAVTYLEGKIKTKVKINRIEIGLPKKVILEGVYFEDQKKDTLFAGKKLALDISLFQLMNNKVEINSVQLEGITAHLNRDSNSVFNFDYIVKAFASPEKQKSDSPPMQFSVQEIKLDRIQFKYDDLITKNNIYAYLNNFQTNIKTFDLTNMNFEIPKAKINGLKFKFKQGIVESSKSNESSTKKNEPEPILKLKLGEIDLAKIDVDFKSESAKLQTAFYIKKLLAKIDRMDLNNQFAIIESLDLTGVEGNLAIGKIEKKEIEEAIDVVESSGWQVKVNSTEFKRVNFRFDNNNFAPVSKGLDYNHIDITGLNLKLNTLNYNTENISGIANSLSVKDKSGLNIQDFKAEFFYGKKNAFFKKLYLKTPQTELRDEIRIGYPSIESLAKNPGELGLVANFKNSKLGFKDILLFVPTLNNTSPFNTNPNAVLLINGIVKGKLKNIEFPALEVSGIGATKLAASGTIVGLPDINKAYFDLNIKDLQSTEKDIANFLPKGTVPNNIKLPSKFDVKGTFKGTIASFNTNLNLKSSFGDAKIKAFFDQSRKKREKYDAQTELINFDLGKLIKNDSIGKISLKANVKGTGFDPKTASATVNGTILKAYYNQYTYKNLNLKGAIANGNFKANATANDPNLSFDLVSSGSFKDKYPTGKIRLNVDIADLEKLNLHAGPLKIRGVVDADIISANLDYLNGTVHAHSINVINEKNEFAIDSISIVAKSTALANTLSINSPFLVADIEGKYKLSKIGNALSNSIAKYYDSNPNAKKVAVENQYFNFKIAVKDDPIIYKLIPNLQNLEPINMTGKYNSVNDSIVLKGSVPKLIYGENTITNAILDVNTKDNAIVYSLIIDDIQNKQIQLPYTSLAGKVKENILDYTLQLKDVKEKERFLIAGTLKSIDGNNEVSLEPSNLLLNYESWKIAPENVISIGNKGIYVGDFDLSKAGSHIIVQSESKAVNAPIAIDFKDFDINTLTSFVEKSDLQLSGKINGNAKVKDLNTKPLFTSDLNITDFAFKKDTVGNISITVNNTIPNQYDAKIAITGQGNQVNLEGFYRAELSSFNLNLDIEKLNLKSIQGFTLGNLTESTGFLNGNFEITGNTSQPKIIGELKFNDAGFKATQLNAKFKSINDKIVFSNDAIIFNNFTIKDQNDNDLAINGKINSTNFSNFGFNLTVDAENFQAVNSKEKDNDLYYGELFMDNHLKVTGTLGNPFVEGNIKINKDTKFTIVLPQSDPSIADREGIIEFIDQDKPQIIETVTLEKLNSEMDIRGVNASVNIEIDKDAELSLVIDKANGDFIKLKGEAQLNGGIDPSGKTTLTGRYELSEGSYEMSFNTIKRKFDIKKGSYILWTGEPTSADVNITALYKTEAAPIDLVNDQLGSVSAETRNTYKQKIPFETALKITGELMKPDISFDIILPEGNNSVSTEIINTTKAKLNQIRLQTDELNKQVFALLLLNRFIGENPFASESGGANVSSLARESVSKILSQQLNNLAADLIDGVELNFDLNSSDDYTTGQRQNKTDLNIGISKKLLNDRLKVTVGSSFGIEGPQQTNQNANNIAGDVSIDYQLSKDGRYKLRAYRVNKYQVALQGEVVETGVAFIMTLDYNKFRELIASSQSKKALKKTKQESKKKIDE; the protein is encoded by the coding sequence TTGAAAAAATATTTAAAGAAAAGTCTGAAAGTTTTGCTATGGATAATGGGAAGCATAATTCTATTATTCCTTATTCTTGTTATAGCGCTTCAGGTTCCTTCTGTGCAAAATTTTGCTAAAAATAAAGCAGTTACTTATTTAGAAGGAAAAATTAAAACGAAGGTTAAAATAAACCGTATTGAAATTGGGCTTCCGAAAAAAGTAATTCTTGAAGGTGTTTATTTTGAAGACCAAAAAAAAGACACTCTTTTTGCTGGTAAAAAACTGGCTTTAGATATTAGTTTGTTTCAATTAATGAACAACAAAGTCGAAATAAATTCCGTTCAGCTGGAAGGAATAACCGCCCATTTAAATCGAGATTCCAATTCCGTTTTTAATTTTGATTACATAGTCAAAGCCTTTGCTTCTCCTGAAAAACAGAAGAGTGACTCACCTCCAATGCAATTTTCAGTACAAGAAATTAAACTAGATCGTATTCAATTTAAGTATGATGATTTAATTACTAAAAATAATATTTACGCCTACTTAAATAATTTTCAAACCAACATTAAAACATTTGATCTAACCAATATGAACTTTGAAATTCCAAAGGCAAAAATCAATGGTTTAAAATTCAAATTCAAACAAGGTATAGTTGAGTCTTCAAAAAGCAACGAATCTTCAACTAAAAAAAATGAACCTGAACCTATATTAAAATTAAAACTTGGGGAAATTGATTTGGCAAAAATTGACGTGGACTTCAAAAGCGAGTCGGCAAAATTACAAACTGCTTTTTACATTAAAAAGTTACTTGCTAAAATTGACAGAATGGATCTCAACAATCAATTTGCGATTATTGAAAGTCTAGATCTGACTGGTGTTGAAGGTAATTTAGCAATTGGAAAAATAGAAAAAAAAGAAATCGAAGAAGCTATTGATGTTGTAGAATCTAGCGGTTGGCAAGTAAAGGTAAACTCTACTGAGTTCAAACGAGTGAATTTCCGTTTCGACAACAATAATTTTGCACCGGTATCAAAGGGTTTAGATTACAACCATATAGACATCACAGGTTTGAATCTAAAACTAAACACACTGAATTACAATACTGAAAACATATCTGGCATTGCTAATTCACTATCGGTTAAGGACAAAAGTGGATTGAATATTCAAGACTTTAAAGCTGAATTTTTCTATGGAAAAAAGAATGCATTTTTTAAAAAATTATATCTAAAAACTCCCCAAACTGAATTGAGAGATGAGATTCGTATTGGTTATCCTTCCATTGAATCTTTAGCAAAAAATCCAGGAGAACTAGGTCTTGTTGCTAATTTTAAAAACAGCAAACTCGGATTTAAAGATATCCTATTGTTCGTCCCTACCTTAAACAATACAAGCCCATTTAATACAAATCCAAATGCGGTACTGCTAATAAACGGAATAGTTAAAGGGAAACTAAAAAATATAGAATTTCCTGCTCTGGAAGTTAGCGGAATTGGTGCTACAAAGTTAGCTGCCAGCGGAACTATCGTTGGTTTACCAGACATCAATAAAGCCTATTTTGACCTAAATATCAAAGATTTACAATCGACTGAAAAAGATATTGCTAATTTTTTACCAAAGGGAACAGTTCCGAATAACATCAAATTGCCTTCAAAATTTGATGTCAAAGGTACTTTTAAAGGAACAATTGCCAGCTTTAATACCAACTTGAATTTGAAAAGCAGTTTTGGTGATGCAAAAATCAAAGCGTTTTTCGACCAAAGTAGAAAAAAACGCGAGAAATACGATGCTCAAACCGAGCTGATTAATTTTGATTTGGGTAAATTAATAAAAAATGATTCTATTGGAAAAATAAGTTTAAAAGCGAACGTAAAAGGAACTGGTTTTGACCCAAAAACAGCCTCAGCTACAGTAAACGGAACTATCTTAAAAGCGTATTACAATCAATATACATATAAAAATTTGAATTTAAAGGGTGCAATTGCTAATGGAAACTTTAAAGCAAATGCGACCGCAAATGATCCTAATTTATCGTTTGATTTAGTCAGTAGTGGAAGTTTTAAAGATAAATATCCTACTGGAAAAATAAGACTAAACGTAGATATAGCTGATTTAGAAAAACTAAATCTGCATGCTGGACCTTTAAAAATAAGAGGAGTTGTTGATGCTGACATTATATCTGCAAATTTAGATTACTTAAACGGAACCGTGCATGCACACAGTATCAATGTGATTAATGAAAAAAATGAATTTGCAATAGATTCTATAAGTATTGTAGCAAAATCTACTGCGCTAGCTAATACACTGTCTATAAATTCGCCTTTTCTAGTTGCAGATATTGAAGGGAAGTACAAACTTTCTAAAATCGGAAATGCTTTATCAAACTCAATTGCAAAATATTATGACAGTAATCCTAATGCTAAAAAAGTAGCAGTAGAAAATCAGTATTTCAATTTTAAAATTGCGGTAAAAGACGATCCAATTATCTATAAATTAATTCCTAATTTACAGAATCTAGAGCCTATTAACATGACAGGAAAATACAATTCTGTCAATGATTCTATTGTTTTGAAAGGATCAGTTCCCAAACTTATTTACGGCGAAAACACGATTACAAATGCAATTTTGGATGTTAATACTAAAGATAACGCTATAGTTTACAGTTTAATTATTGATGACATTCAAAACAAACAAATTCAGCTACCTTATACTAGTCTTGCAGGAAAAGTAAAGGAAAATATTCTTGATTATACGTTACAGTTAAAAGATGTAAAAGAAAAAGAACGATTCTTAATCGCTGGGACTTTAAAAAGTATAGATGGAAATAATGAGGTAAGTCTAGAACCTAGTAATTTATTACTGAATTATGAATCTTGGAAAATAGCACCTGAAAATGTAATCAGCATTGGTAACAAAGGAATTTATGTAGGTGATTTTGATTTAAGTAAAGCAGGAAGTCATATCATCGTTCAATCAGAATCCAAAGCTGTAAATGCGCCAATTGCAATCGACTTTAAGGATTTTGACATCAATACTTTAACTAGTTTTGTAGAGAAAAGTGATTTACAATTGAGTGGTAAAATTAATGGGAATGCAAAGGTGAAGGATTTAAATACTAAACCACTTTTTACTTCAGATTTAAATATTACTGATTTTGCGTTTAAAAAAGATACGGTTGGTAACATCAGTATTACTGTTAATAATACAATTCCAAATCAATATGATGCTAAAATAGCAATAACAGGACAAGGAAATCAAGTTAATCTAGAAGGATTTTACAGAGCAGAATTAAGTAGTTTCAACCTTAATTTAGATATTGAGAAGCTTAATTTAAAAAGTATTCAAGGCTTCACATTGGGTAACCTCACAGAAAGCACTGGTTTTCTTAATGGTAATTTCGAAATTACAGGAAACACTTCGCAACCAAAAATAATTGGCGAATTGAAATTTAATGATGCTGGATTTAAAGCAACTCAACTTAACGCTAAATTCAAATCTATAAATGATAAAATTGTATTTTCAAATGATGCAATTATCTTCAACAATTTCACTATCAAAGACCAAAACGACAATGACTTAGCGATAAATGGTAAAATAAACAGTACTAATTTTAGCAATTTTGGATTCAATTTAACTGTTGATGCGGAGAATTTCCAAGCCGTAAATTCAAAAGAAAAAGACAATGATTTGTACTATGGCGAATTATTTATGGACAATCATTTGAAAGTAACAGGAACACTTGGTAACCCATTTGTAGAGGGAAATATCAAAATCAATAAAGACACTAAATTTACTATAGTACTGCCTCAATCTGATCCATCTATAGCCGACAGAGAAGGAATTATAGAGTTTATTGATCAAGACAAACCGCAGATTATAGAAACCGTTACACTAGAAAAATTGAATAGCGAAATGGACATAAGAGGCGTAAACGCTTCAGTAAATATCGAAATAGATAAAGACGCTGAATTGTCCTTGGTAATTGATAAAGCCAATGGAGATTTTATTAAATTAAAAGGGGAAGCTCAGCTGAATGGTGGTATTGACCCATCGGGTAAAACAACATTAACCGGGCGATATGAATTATCCGAAGGAAGTTATGAAATGAGCTTCAATACTATCAAAAGAAAATTTGATATCAAAAAAGGAAGTTATATACTTTGGACTGGTGAACCAACAAGTGCTGATGTGAATATTACCGCTCTTTATAAAACAGAAGCCGCTCCTATTGACTTAGTAAACGACCAATTAGGATCTGTTAGCGCGGAAACTAGAAATACGTACAAACAGAAAATCCCTTTCGAAACTGCTTTAAAAATTACAGGCGAATTGATGAAGCCTGATATTTCATTTGACATTATTTTGCCCGAGGGAAATAATAGCGTATCGACAGAAATTATCAATACCACTAAAGCAAAACTAAATCAAATACGTCTACAAACGGATGAATTGAATAAGCAGGTTTTTGCTCTGCTTTTACTAAATCGCTTTATTGGAGAAAATCCGTTTGCAAGTGAATCTGGTGGAGCTAATGTTTCGTCACTAGCAAGGGAAAGTGTAAGTAAAATTTTATCGCAACAACTAAATAATTTAGCCGCAGATTTAATTGATGGTGTAGAACTCAATTTTGATTTGAATAGCTCTGACGATTATACAACGGGACAAAGACAGAACAAAACAGATTTGAATATTGGAATCTCTAAAAAATTACTAAATGACCGTTTGAAAGTAACTGTAGGAAGTAGTTTTGGAATCGAAGGACCGCAACAAACCAATCAAAATGCTAATAATATAGCAGGTGATGTTAGTATTGATTATCAATTGTCAAAAGATGGAAGATATAAATTACGAGCCTATCGTGTCAATAAATACCAAGTGGCACTACAAGGCGAAGTTGTAGAAACTGGAGTGGCTTTTATAATGACTTTAGATTACAACAAATTCAGAGAGTTAATTGCGTCTAGCCAATCTAAAAAGGCCCTTAAAAAAACAAAACAAGAATCAAAAAAGAAAATAGATGAGTAA
- a CDS encoding succinate CoA transferase, whose product MQLDRIRFQSYKDKVISAQQAALFFKDKMTIGTSGFTKAGDSKAVLPAFAERAKTETIAITLITGASLGQTTDTDLANNNALYKRMPFQSDASLRKKINDGTILYIDQHLSETAELLENKHLPKIDIAVIEATYIDENGNVIPTTSVGNSATFAHLADKIIIEINTSIPLEFKGIHDVYTSKSYPNREILNITATDSRIGQDYISIDPKKVVGIVFTEILDSPAKPTEIDPKTAAIANHLLLFFENEIKEGRLTNSLMPLQAGIGKVANAVMSGFAKSNFENLVMYSEVLQDSTFELIDSGKMSFASASSITVSENCYKKTLQNFAFYKDKIVLRPQAISNSAEVIRRLGVITINTAIEFDIYGNVNSTHISGTKMMNGIGGSGDFARNGYLSIFVTQSSSKEGNIISHVLPMVSHVDHTEHNVDILITEQGVADLRGLAPRERAQVIIENCVHPEYKAELFDYFNRACLRGGHTPHLLEEAFKLNLRFIETGSMKKQTTI is encoded by the coding sequence ATGCAATTGGACAGAATCAGATTTCAAAGTTACAAAGACAAAGTTATTTCTGCGCAACAAGCCGCTCTTTTTTTCAAAGACAAAATGACTATTGGAACCAGCGGATTTACAAAAGCAGGCGATAGTAAAGCCGTTTTACCTGCTTTTGCCGAAAGGGCTAAAACGGAAACGATCGCAATAACATTGATTACAGGCGCTTCTTTAGGGCAAACTACAGATACAGATTTAGCTAATAATAATGCTTTATATAAAAGAATGCCTTTTCAATCAGATGCTAGTTTGAGAAAAAAAATAAATGACGGTACGATATTGTATATCGATCAACATCTAAGTGAAACTGCTGAATTATTAGAAAATAAACATCTTCCTAAAATTGACATTGCAGTAATTGAAGCCACTTACATTGATGAAAACGGAAATGTTATACCTACAACTTCTGTGGGAAACTCCGCCACTTTTGCGCATTTAGCAGATAAAATAATCATCGAAATAAATACTTCCATCCCTTTGGAGTTTAAAGGAATTCATGATGTTTACACCTCTAAATCGTATCCGAATAGAGAGATTTTAAACATCACTGCAACAGATAGTCGAATTGGCCAAGATTATATTAGTATTGATCCTAAAAAAGTGGTTGGAATCGTTTTTACAGAAATTCTGGATAGCCCTGCAAAACCAACCGAAATCGATCCAAAAACGGCTGCTATTGCCAATCATTTGTTGTTATTTTTTGAAAATGAGATTAAAGAAGGTCGTTTAACCAATTCACTAATGCCATTGCAAGCCGGAATTGGGAAAGTCGCTAATGCAGTTATGTCAGGATTTGCCAAAAGTAATTTTGAAAATTTAGTCATGTATTCAGAAGTATTGCAAGACAGCACTTTTGAACTCATTGACAGCGGAAAAATGAGTTTTGCTTCAGCCTCTTCGATCACGGTTTCTGAAAATTGTTATAAAAAAACTCTTCAAAATTTCGCTTTTTATAAAGACAAGATAGTTCTTAGACCGCAAGCAATCAGCAATTCGGCAGAAGTAATCCGAAGACTAGGCGTCATTACAATTAATACAGCCATTGAATTTGACATTTATGGCAATGTAAATTCCACACATATTTCCGGAACTAAAATGATGAACGGAATTGGCGGTTCGGGAGATTTTGCCAGAAATGGCTATTTGAGCATATTTGTCACTCAATCGTCTTCAAAAGAAGGTAATATTATTTCTCACGTTTTGCCCATGGTTTCTCATGTAGATCATACCGAACACAATGTCGACATTTTGATAACGGAACAAGGAGTCGCTGATTTAAGAGGACTTGCTCCAAGAGAACGAGCTCAAGTCATCATTGAAAATTGTGTGCATCCAGAATATAAAGCGGAATTATTTGATTATTTTAACCGTGCTTGTCTGCGTGGAGGTCATACTCCTCACCTTCTCGAAGAAGCATTTAAACTTAACTTACGATTTATAGAAACAGGAAGTATGAAGAAGCAAACCACAATCTAA
- a CDS encoding AraC family transcriptional regulator yields MEEPTILAEKYYTREVDTDKKSIYCHHDLMGELRIPSHKHEKGQMLYAEGGIVYVTTEAKTYFLPARHFIWIPAGIAHSIQPNFQSVMMRNLYFPVEMNEDSFYGTEGIYPINDLLLQMMLFTNRWNGNLKKGSRNYSIALAIKAILPEICLTNLPLSLPSPKDIRLIKIIYYLDKNLGDTILFSDLADRFGFSERSLYRLFQKDLGMSFIQYFTIRRILKAIELLLEKKLSVNEVAQAVGYNSVPTFSNTFFKTLGQRPSDYLNGVEILKKNSYI; encoded by the coding sequence ATGGAAGAGCCTACGATTTTAGCAGAGAAATATTATACGAGAGAGGTTGATACTGATAAAAAAAGTATTTATTGCCATCATGATTTAATGGGAGAATTGAGGATTCCAAGTCATAAACATGAAAAAGGCCAAATGCTGTATGCAGAGGGCGGAATCGTGTATGTTACCACGGAGGCTAAAACTTATTTTCTTCCGGCACGACATTTTATTTGGATTCCTGCTGGAATTGCACATAGCATTCAACCCAATTTTCAAAGCGTAATGATGCGTAATTTGTATTTTCCGGTAGAAATGAATGAAGATTCCTTTTATGGAACCGAAGGGATTTACCCCATCAATGATTTATTGTTGCAAATGATGCTTTTCACCAATCGATGGAATGGAAATCTGAAAAAGGGAAGTCGTAATTATAGTATTGCCCTTGCGATTAAAGCTATTTTACCAGAAATCTGCTTGACAAATTTGCCTTTATCGCTGCCTTCTCCAAAGGATATTCGGTTGATTAAGATTATTTATTATTTAGACAAAAACTTAGGAGACACAATACTTTTTTCGGATTTAGCAGATCGATTTGGTTTTAGCGAACGCTCTTTATACCGTTTGTTTCAAAAAGACTTGGGAATGTCTTTTATTCAATATTTCACAATTCGAAGAATTTTAAAAGCCATTGAATTATTGCTTGAAAAAAAACTTTCGGTAAATGAAGTGGCTCAAGCAGTTGGTTATAATAGCGTACCAACATTTAGTAATACCTTTTTCAAAACTTTAGGACAACGACCTTCGGATTATTTAAACGGTGTGGAGATTCTAAAAAAGAATAGTTATATATGA
- a CDS encoding TolC family protein, translating to MNEAIQVAKENNRTIQKSHILKKISEVGIQEAKNLRLPEIGFNAMYSRLSDVTLWEGGGFTKQIVVAPEPGNTIYDAVTQFDLPLYEGSKIKNEIKKSKQENEIAEIKVEKTQNDVQLEVTATFLGIYKMMELQKIIEESIKEEQERLNEVKAFKSHGIVTKNEVLRAELQLSDRDLSSLTNKKNIRIALQDLKTLLQLPEDDDIAINTAGLIEMTPDLKQYDFYFKETMQNEEMRIASREIDVKKTELKMVKANALPKLALFGNYNLRYPMYLTFSLDMPFMYTIGQVGIEASYDISNLYKNKAKVQLANLKVQLQKNESEMVKNEMADKVFRNYTQYQEILDKLKVTDKALVLAQENYRIVKAKYLNQLVLITEMVDADNALLQAKFNKISTKIDGAMKQYELLHTAGILNK from the coding sequence TTGAATGAAGCAATCCAAGTTGCAAAAGAGAATAATAGGACAATCCAAAAATCCCATATTTTAAAGAAAATTTCCGAAGTCGGAATTCAAGAGGCCAAAAATCTTCGTTTACCGGAAATTGGTTTTAATGCGATGTATTCTAGATTGTCAGATGTTACCTTATGGGAAGGTGGTGGATTTACCAAGCAAATAGTGGTCGCTCCAGAACCTGGTAATACTATCTATGATGCGGTTACTCAATTTGATTTGCCACTTTATGAAGGAAGTAAGATCAAAAATGAAATTAAAAAATCAAAACAAGAAAATGAAATTGCTGAAATAAAAGTGGAGAAAACGCAGAACGATGTTCAATTAGAGGTTACAGCTACTTTTTTGGGAATTTACAAGATGATGGAACTCCAAAAAATAATCGAAGAAAGCATTAAAGAAGAACAAGAACGATTAAATGAAGTGAAAGCATTTAAAAGCCATGGAATCGTTACCAAAAATGAAGTCCTTCGTGCCGAATTACAACTTTCTGACCGTGACTTAAGTTCTTTAACCAATAAAAAAAATATCAGGATTGCACTTCAGGATTTAAAGACACTATTGCAGTTGCCGGAAGACGATGATATTGCGATTAATACAGCTGGCTTGATTGAAATGACACCTGATTTGAAACAGTATGATTTTTATTTTAAGGAAACGATGCAAAACGAAGAAATGCGTATTGCAAGCAGAGAAATTGATGTCAAAAAAACGGAGTTGAAGATGGTAAAGGCAAATGCTTTACCCAAACTAGCCTTGTTTGGAAATTATAATTTAAGGTATCCGATGTATTTGACTTTTAGTCTAGATATGCCTTTTATGTACACTATAGGGCAGGTGGGGATTGAGGCTTCTTATGATATTTCAAATTTGTATAAAAATAAAGCCAAAGTTCAGCTTGCTAATTTGAAAGTACAATTGCAGAAAAATGAATCTGAAATGGTGAAAAATGAGATGGCAGATAAAGTATTTCGTAATTATACACAGTATCAGGAAATCCTAGATAAACTGAAAGTTACTGATAAAGCTTTGGTTTTAGCCCAAGAGAATTATCGTATTGTCAAAGCAAAATACCTCAATCAGTTGGTTCTAATCACCGAAATGGTCGATGCCGATAATGCGTTGCTTCAAGCAAAATTCAACAAAATTTCTACCAAAATTGATGGTGCTATGAAACAATATGAATTGCTTCATACCGCCGGAATACTTAATAAATAA
- a CDS encoding HlyD family secretion protein has translation MIIAENKSRAHKSFSKLITVVASILVFSGIILGIWFYIFNKNHEETNDAQVDQYVTPIMARITGYVQEVRYNENQFVHKGDTLIVMDNKEHTSHLNVALADVENAKSNFTTVEKNVATTANTTSVRQSQLAAAKTQVWKTKLEYNRYQSLLKEDAATEQQLEKVKADYELAKAHYGEIANTIQSAVLNTSEASAKIPTAQTVIQSKQAVADNASLFLSFTVITAPYDGWVGKKIIQPGQMIKEGQTLVSIVSKEKWITANFKETQLQYLSVGQEVEMRADAVDGRKFIGIIESLSPASGARFSLLPPDNATGNFIKIEQRIPVRIKLKENDQQTDFLRAGMNMVVVAEHK, from the coding sequence ATGATAATAGCAGAAAATAAATCAAGAGCCCATAAATCGTTTAGCAAATTAATCACTGTTGTTGCCAGTATTCTGGTTTTCAGCGGAATTATTTTGGGTATTTGGTTCTATATTTTTAATAAGAACCATGAAGAAACTAATGACGCACAAGTTGATCAATATGTTACGCCTATTATGGCAAGAATAACGGGATATGTTCAGGAAGTACGTTATAATGAAAATCAGTTTGTTCATAAAGGAGATACTTTGATTGTGATGGATAACAAGGAACATACATCGCATTTGAATGTGGCTTTGGCCGATGTTGAAAATGCAAAAAGTAATTTCACAACAGTAGAAAAAAATGTGGCTACAACTGCTAATACGACTTCGGTTAGACAATCTCAATTGGCGGCTGCCAAAACTCAAGTCTGGAAAACAAAATTAGAATACAACCGCTACCAATCTTTGTTAAAAGAAGATGCCGCAACAGAACAGCAACTTGAAAAGGTAAAAGCGGATTATGAACTGGCCAAAGCACATTATGGCGAAATAGCAAACACCATTCAGTCGGCGGTATTAAATACTTCAGAAGCTTCTGCTAAAATACCAACTGCTCAAACGGTAATTCAGTCCAAACAAGCCGTTGCTGATAACGCTAGTTTGTTTCTATCTTTTACGGTAATCACCGCTCCTTATGATGGTTGGGTGGGAAAAAAGATAATTCAGCCGGGACAAATGATAAAGGAAGGACAAACTTTGGTTTCTATTGTCAGCAAGGAAAAATGGATTACGGCTAATTTTAAGGAAACGCAACTGCAGTATTTGTCTGTTGGACAAGAAGTTGAGATGAGAGCTGACGCTGTTGATGGAAGAAAATTTATCGGAATCATCGAATCTTTATCACCAGCAAGTGGGGCGCGTTTCTCGCTATTGCCGCCAGATAATGCAACGGGTAACTTTATTAAAATCGAACAAAGGATTCCTGTTAGAATAAAATTGAAAGAAAATGATCAACAAACTGATTTTCTTAGAGCGGGCATGAATATGGTGGTTGTGGCTGAACATAAATAA